From a region of the Agrobacterium larrymoorei genome:
- the aroB gene encoding 3-dehydroquinate synthase: protein MPAEIETDERLVHVPLGERAYDILIGPGLIGRAGGEISSRLKGKRAAIITDENVAPLYLETLMDGLQTDGIEAVSLTLPAGEKTKSFDHLVTVCDAILAARVERNDAVIALGGGVIGDLAGFAAGIVRRGVRFVQIPTSLLAQVDSSVGGKTGINSRHGKNLVGVFHQPDLVLADTAVLDTLSPREFRAGYAEVVKYGLIDKPDFFFWLEKNWDDILKGGPARIEAIATSCQAKSDVVVADEKENGVRALLNLGHTFGHALEAATEYNSQRLVHGEGVAIGMVLAHQFSARMNLASPDDAARVEAHLKAVGLPTSMKDIPGELPPVETLMTAIAQDKKVKGGKLTFILTHGIGQSFVADDVAASEVQSFLTEKHPG, encoded by the coding sequence ATGCCTGCCGAAATCGAGACCGATGAGCGCCTTGTCCATGTTCCGCTGGGTGAACGGGCTTATGACATTCTGATCGGACCCGGATTGATCGGTCGCGCGGGCGGAGAGATTTCCTCGCGCCTCAAGGGAAAACGCGCGGCCATCATCACCGATGAAAATGTCGCGCCGCTTTACCTCGAAACGCTGATGGACGGGCTGCAGACGGATGGAATAGAAGCCGTTTCCCTGACGCTGCCCGCTGGCGAAAAAACAAAAAGTTTCGATCATCTGGTGACGGTCTGCGATGCAATCCTTGCTGCGCGCGTGGAGCGAAACGATGCCGTCATCGCCCTTGGCGGCGGCGTCATCGGTGATCTTGCAGGTTTTGCGGCGGGCATCGTGCGCCGCGGCGTTCGCTTCGTGCAAATCCCGACATCGCTTCTGGCACAGGTCGATTCGTCCGTCGGCGGCAAGACTGGCATCAACAGCCGCCACGGCAAGAATTTGGTCGGCGTTTTCCACCAGCCGGATTTGGTGCTGGCCGATACGGCCGTGCTGGACACGCTGAGCCCGCGTGAGTTTCGCGCGGGCTACGCCGAAGTGGTCAAATACGGCCTGATCGACAAGCCTGACTTCTTCTTCTGGCTGGAAAAGAACTGGGATGACATTTTGAAGGGCGGCCCGGCCCGCATCGAAGCCATTGCCACCAGCTGTCAGGCGAAATCCGATGTCGTGGTGGCGGATGAAAAGGAAAACGGCGTCCGCGCGCTGCTGAACCTTGGCCATACTTTCGGTCACGCGCTGGAGGCGGCAACGGAATATAACAGCCAGCGTCTGGTCCACGGAGAAGGCGTTGCAATCGGCATGGTTCTGGCCCACCAGTTCTCTGCCCGAATGAACCTTGCAAGCCCGGATGACGCTGCCCGTGTGGAGGCACATCTGAAAGCCGTGGGCCTGCCCACCTCGATGAAGGACATCCCCGGCGAACTTCCGCCTGTCGAAACCCTGATGACGGCAATTGCACAGGACAAGAAGGTGAAGGGCGGAAAGCTCACCTTCATCCTCACCCACGGCATCGGCCAGTCATTCGTAGCGGATGATGTTGCCGCGTCGGAAGTCCAGTCGTTCCTGACAGAGAAGCATCCGGGTTGA
- a CDS encoding BolA family protein, which produces MSLRQSMENKLKDAFLPVRLNVIDESHMHAGHQPDMTGTGETHMRVQIVSEQFSGKSRVERHRAINGLLKPELDAGLHALAIEAAAPGEPTRF; this is translated from the coding sequence ATGTCGCTGCGCCAGAGCATGGAAAACAAGCTGAAAGACGCTTTTCTTCCGGTCCGCCTGAATGTGATCGATGAAAGCCATATGCATGCCGGGCACCAGCCGGATATGACCGGCACGGGCGAGACGCATATGCGTGTTCAGATAGTGTCCGAGCAGTTTTCCGGCAAGTCCCGCGTGGAACGCCACCGCGCCATAAACGGACTTTTGAAGCCCGAACTGGATGCCGGTCTGCACGCTCTGGCCATCGAGGCGGCGGCTCCGGGAGAGCCGACGCGTTTCTGA
- the cobT gene encoding cobaltochelatase subunit CobT translates to MAARGDNVRPKSGVVIDTEPLRQAITGCVRSVAGSSEVEVVFANERPGLAGERMRLPEISKKPTAQEIAITRGLGDSMALRLACHDSDMHATMSPQGADARQIFDAVEQARVESIGALRMPGVASNIRAMNTEKYAKANLGNITTREDAPIAEAVSLLVREKLTGEKPPEAAGKILDVWRSFIEDNAGTDLKDLSKVIEDQKAFSKLIRKMLTSMQMAEDFGDENDEPESQEAESDEDQPRSNEQQEEQVEEEAGSDAAPAEESEASQEEMDEGEMDGAEMSEDEMSDDLDEDSETPGETRRPNNPFDDFNEKVDYRVFTQEFDEEIHAEELCDEAELDRLRAFLDKQLAHLQGAVGRLANRLQRRLMAQQNRSWDFDLEEGYLDPARLVRLIIDPMQPLSFKKERDTKFRDTVVSLVIDNSGSMRGRPITVAATCADILARTLERSGVKVEILGFTTKAWKGGQSREQWLAGGKPPSPGRLNDLRHIIYKSADAPWRRARRNLGLMMREGLLKENIDGEALMWAHNRLINRPEQRKIMMMISDGAPVDDSTLSVNPGNYLERHLRAVIEQIETRSPVEMLAIGIGHDVTRYYRRAVTIVDADELAGAMTEQLAALFEDTSTGTGRTGRMRRAG, encoded by the coding sequence ATGGCAGCGCGCGGCGACAATGTGAGACCCAAATCCGGTGTGGTGATCGACACCGAACCGTTGCGTCAGGCAATCACCGGCTGCGTGCGTTCCGTTGCCGGTAGCTCCGAAGTCGAAGTTGTTTTTGCCAATGAGCGCCCCGGTCTTGCCGGTGAGCGGATGCGCCTGCCGGAAATCTCCAAGAAGCCGACGGCGCAGGAAATCGCAATTACCCGCGGCCTCGGCGATTCCATGGCGTTGCGCCTTGCATGCCACGATAGCGACATGCACGCGACCATGTCTCCACAAGGGGCCGATGCGCGGCAGATTTTCGATGCCGTCGAGCAGGCACGCGTGGAATCCATCGGCGCGCTTCGCATGCCGGGTGTTGCCTCCAACATCAGGGCGATGAATACCGAGAAATACGCCAAGGCCAATCTGGGAAACATTACGACGCGCGAGGACGCGCCGATTGCCGAAGCCGTGTCGCTTCTGGTGCGCGAGAAGCTGACGGGCGAAAAGCCGCCTGAGGCCGCAGGCAAAATTCTCGATGTCTGGCGTTCCTTCATCGAGGACAATGCCGGAACCGACCTGAAGGACCTGTCCAAGGTCATCGAAGATCAGAAGGCTTTTTCCAAGCTTATCCGCAAGATGCTGACATCCATGCAGATGGCAGAGGATTTCGGCGATGAGAATGACGAGCCGGAATCGCAGGAAGCGGAGTCCGATGAGGATCAACCGCGCAGCAATGAACAACAGGAAGAACAGGTAGAAGAAGAAGCCGGTTCCGACGCCGCACCTGCCGAGGAAAGCGAAGCCTCGCAGGAAGAGATGGATGAAGGCGAGATGGATGGCGCGGAGATGTCGGAGGACGAAATGTCCGACGATCTCGATGAGGATTCCGAAACGCCCGGCGAAACGCGCCGCCCGAACAACCCTTTCGATGATTTCAACGAGAAGGTCGATTACCGCGTCTTCACGCAGGAATTCGATGAGGAAATCCACGCTGAAGAATTGTGCGACGAAGCCGAGCTCGACCGTCTGCGTGCCTTCCTCGATAAGCAGCTTGCCCATCTTCAGGGTGCCGTTGGCCGCCTTGCCAACCGGCTTCAACGCCGCCTGATGGCACAGCAGAACCGGTCATGGGATTTCGATCTCGAAGAAGGCTATCTCGATCCGGCTCGCCTCGTGCGCCTGATCATCGACCCCATGCAGCCGCTCTCCTTCAAGAAAGAGCGCGACACGAAATTCCGCGACACGGTGGTTTCGCTCGTCATCGACAATTCCGGCTCGATGCGTGGCAGGCCGATCACCGTTGCCGCGACCTGCGCCGATATTCTGGCCCGCACGCTGGAACGTTCGGGCGTGAAGGTCGAAATTCTCGGTTTCACGACCAAGGCGTGGAAGGGCGGGCAGTCTCGCGAGCAATGGCTGGCAGGCGGCAAGCCACCCTCACCCGGTCGCCTCAATGATTTGCGCCACATCATCTACAAGAGCGCGGATGCGCCATGGCGTCGTGCGCGCCGTAATCTCGGTCTGATGATGCGCGAAGGCCTTCTCAAGGAGAATATCGACGGCGAGGCGCTGATGTGGGCGCATAACCGCCTGATAAACCGCCCGGAACAGCGCAAGATCATGATGATGATCTCCGACGGTGCACCCGTTGACGATTCGACCCTTTCCGTTAACCCCGGCAACTACCTTGAGCGGCATTTGCGGGCGGTTATCGAACAGATCGAGACGCGCTCTCCAGTCGAGATGCTCGCCATCGGCATCGGCCACGATGTGACGCGTTACTATCGTCGCGCCGTGACCATTGTGGATGCGGATGAGCTGGCAGGTGCAATGACGGAGCAGCTGGCCGCGCTGTTCGAAGACACGAGCACCGGGACTGGACGAACCGGCAGGATGCGTCGTGCCGGATAA
- a CDS encoding acetyl-CoA carboxylase carboxyltransferase subunit alpha, with the protein MHNYLDFEKPISDLEGKILELKKLAAEDESIDTSEEISRLESRVNDAMQDIYSKLNAWQKTQVARHPQRPHFTDYASKLFTDFTPLAGDRKFAEDAAIQAGLGRFNGQPVAIIGQEKGNDTKSRLKHNFGSPRPEGYRKAIRVLELADRFSLPVVTLIDTAGAYPGVGAEERGQAEAIARSTEMCLNVKVPIVSVVIGEGGSGGAIAIATGNRVYMLEHAIYSVISPEGAASILWRDSTRAKEAATNMKITSDDLKSLGVIDGIIPEPMGGAHRDPASVIEATGKTIESALKELSSQSGSQIRAERRQKFLDIGRSL; encoded by the coding sequence ATGCACAACTATCTCGACTTCGAAAAACCTATCTCGGACCTTGAAGGCAAGATTCTCGAGCTGAAGAAGCTTGCTGCCGAAGACGAGAGCATAGACACTTCGGAGGAGATTTCGCGTCTGGAGTCCCGCGTCAACGATGCGATGCAGGATATCTACTCCAAGCTCAACGCCTGGCAGAAAACGCAGGTCGCGCGCCATCCGCAGCGTCCGCATTTCACAGATTACGCCAGCAAGCTTTTCACGGATTTCACACCGCTCGCCGGTGATCGCAAATTTGCCGAAGATGCCGCCATTCAGGCAGGTCTGGGCCGTTTCAACGGCCAGCCCGTCGCCATCATCGGTCAGGAAAAGGGCAACGACACGAAGTCCCGCCTCAAGCACAATTTCGGCAGCCCGCGCCCGGAAGGATACCGCAAGGCCATCCGTGTTCTGGAACTGGCAGACCGCTTCTCGCTGCCTGTGGTAACGTTGATCGATACGGCTGGCGCCTATCCCGGCGTTGGCGCGGAAGAGCGCGGTCAGGCGGAAGCCATCGCCCGCTCCACCGAAATGTGCCTCAACGTGAAGGTTCCAATCGTCTCCGTCGTCATCGGCGAAGGCGGTTCAGGCGGCGCGATTGCCATCGCAACCGGCAACCGCGTCTACATGCTGGAACACGCAATCTATTCGGTCATCTCCCCAGAAGGTGCAGCCTCGATCCTGTGGCGCGATTCCACCCGCGCCAAGGAAGCCGCCACCAACATGAAGATCACCTCCGACGACCTGAAATCTCTCGGCGTCATCGACGGCATCATCCCCGAACCCATGGGCGGCGCCCATCGCGATCCGGCAAGTGTCATCGAAGCGACAGGCAAGACCATCGAGTCCGCATTGAAAGAACTGAGCTCGCAGTCCGGCAGCCAGATACGCGCGGAACGTCGTCAGAAATTCCTGGATATTGGACGTAGTCTGTAA
- the xerD gene encoding site-specific tyrosine recombinase XerD, producing MSRQDSARLESFLEMMSAERGAAANTLASYERDLSDLMEFMGSRSASLCEAETTDLSAYLAHLSAQGFAASSQARRLSSMRQFYKFLYSEGLRTDDPTGILDAPRKGRSLPKIMSVADVTALLAQAAQEAEQEGPGQLSRIRMHLLLELLYATGMRVSELVSLPLKVLRHEGRFLMIRGKGNKDRVVLLSRAAMDAMEKYERARAALTAAKKHDIESPWLFPSTGKEGHLPRQVFARDLKNIAIRAGLTPSAISPHVMRHAFASHLLQNGADLRAVQELLGHSDISTTQIYTHVLEERLQELVQTHHPLAKSAKNLD from the coding sequence ATGTCTCGTCAGGATAGCGCACGGCTGGAAAGCTTTCTGGAAATGATGAGCGCGGAGCGCGGCGCTGCCGCCAATACGCTCGCATCCTATGAGCGCGATCTCAGCGATCTGATGGAGTTCATGGGTTCGCGAAGCGCCAGTCTCTGCGAAGCGGAGACTACCGACCTTTCCGCCTATCTCGCCCATCTCTCGGCTCAGGGTTTCGCTGCATCGTCTCAGGCCAGACGCCTGTCTTCCATGCGTCAGTTCTACAAGTTTCTCTATTCGGAGGGGCTGCGGACCGATGATCCGACCGGCATTCTGGATGCGCCGCGCAAGGGTCGCTCTCTTCCAAAAATCATGAGTGTTGCCGATGTGACCGCTCTTCTGGCACAGGCCGCGCAGGAGGCGGAGCAGGAAGGGCCGGGGCAGCTGTCACGCATCCGCATGCATCTGCTGCTGGAACTGCTCTATGCCACGGGTATGCGCGTCAGCGAACTCGTCTCGTTGCCGTTAAAGGTGCTGCGCCATGAGGGCCGCTTTTTGATGATCCGCGGCAAGGGCAACAAGGATCGCGTCGTCCTCCTCTCGCGCGCCGCAATGGACGCGATGGAGAAATATGAGCGGGCGCGCGCGGCGCTCACGGCTGCAAAGAAGCATGATATCGAAAGTCCGTGGCTTTTTCCGTCGACCGGAAAGGAAGGCCATCTGCCGCGTCAGGTTTTTGCGCGGGACCTCAAGAATATTGCCATCCGCGCAGGGCTCACCCCTTCTGCAATTTCTCCGCATGTGATGCGCCACGCCTTTGCCAGCCACCTTTTGCAGAACGGCGCGGACCTGCGCGCTGTGCAGGAACTGCTCGGTCACTCAGACATTTCCACGACACAAATTTATACACATGTGTTGGAAGAACGCCTTCAAGAACTGGTACAAACGCACCACCCTCTTGCCAAAAGCGCCAAAAACCTTGATTAG
- a CDS encoding DNA-3-methyladenine glycosylase family protein: MADIEEGVAALRILDPRLERVIDNAGPIPLRLREPGFEGLARIIVSQMVSRASADAIWSRMVAGTGAMTAESFLSVDETKMATFGLSRAKTKTLIGLATSIANGDLDLFSLSQLNGEQALAQLTALSGIGPWTAEVYLMFCEGHVDLFPAGDVALQAAVMHALGLEARPTSKQLSTLALFWSPWRSVAARIFWAYYAVITRREALPIA, translated from the coding sequence ATGGCGGATATCGAAGAAGGTGTCGCAGCACTTCGTATTCTCGATCCGCGACTCGAGCGTGTCATCGACAACGCAGGCCCCATTCCGCTTCGCCTGAGAGAGCCCGGCTTCGAAGGCCTCGCCCGCATCATCGTTTCACAGATGGTTTCACGCGCAAGCGCCGATGCCATCTGGAGCCGGATGGTGGCTGGGACGGGAGCGATGACGGCGGAGAGTTTTCTTTCCGTAGACGAAACCAAGATGGCCACTTTCGGTCTCTCCCGCGCCAAAACGAAAACGCTGATCGGCCTTGCGACATCCATAGCCAATGGCGATCTGGACCTGTTTTCGCTGAGCCAACTGAATGGCGAGCAGGCGCTTGCGCAACTCACCGCGCTCAGCGGCATCGGACCCTGGACGGCTGAGGTCTATCTGATGTTCTGCGAAGGGCATGTCGACCTGTTTCCCGCGGGCGATGTGGCATTGCAGGCGGCCGTCATGCACGCGCTCGGTCTGGAAGCCAGACCCACCAGCAAACAGCTGTCGACACTGGCTCTTTTCTGGTCGCCATGGAGGTCTGTCGCGGCGCGAATATTCTGGGCCTATTACGCCGTGATTACGCGTCGAGAAGCGCTTCCCATCGCCTGA
- a CDS encoding disulfide bond formation protein B, producing the protein MAYAASSADRSRTLSAVLVTAGMIFTVGSALGFQHIGGYTPCALCLLQRDPYYYAIPVGIIAIGASLFKLPVWLTRVLLVLIGIAMLIGLGMGVYHSGVEWGFWPGPTTCATGAPSITTNAGNLLGDLNAIKAPSCNEAALRVLGLSFAGWNVIASAVLAAIAFWGASRKSV; encoded by the coding sequence ATGGCATATGCAGCCTCCTCGGCAGATAGAAGCCGCACGCTTTCAGCCGTTCTCGTTACAGCGGGAATGATTTTTACCGTGGGGTCCGCCCTCGGTTTTCAGCATATCGGTGGATATACGCCCTGCGCGCTCTGCTTGTTGCAGCGCGATCCGTATTACTATGCCATCCCGGTGGGCATTATTGCCATCGGTGCCAGCCTGTTCAAGCTGCCCGTTTGGCTGACGAGGGTGCTTCTGGTGCTGATCGGCATCGCCATGCTGATTGGTCTTGGCATGGGCGTTTATCACTCGGGCGTCGAATGGGGCTTCTGGCCGGGCCCGACGACCTGCGCCACCGGCGCGCCGTCCATCACCACCAATGCCGGAAACCTTCTGGGCGACCTCAACGCCATCAAGGCGCCGTCCTGCAATGAGGCGGCGCTGCGCGTTCTCGGTCTTTCCTTTGCCGGATGGAACGTGATTGCCAGTGCAGTGCTTGCGGCCATTGCCTTCTGGGGCGCAAGCCGCAAAAGCGTGTGA
- the cobS gene encoding cobaltochelatase subunit CobS: MSKIELDITNLPDTTVSVREVFGIDTDLRVPAYSQGDAYVPDLDPDYLFDRDTTLAILAGFAHNRRVMVSGFHGTGKSTHIEQVAARLNWPCVRVNLDSHVSRIDLVGKDAIVLKDGKQVTEFKDGILPWAYQHNVALVFDEYDAGRPDVMFVIQRVLESSGRLTLLDQSRVIRPHPAFRIFATANTVGLGDTTGLYHGTQQINQAQMDRWSIVTTLNYLPHEQEVNIIVAKVKSLDTEKGRETASKMVRVADLTRSAFINGDLSTVMSPRTVITWAENAEIFGDLAFAFRVTFLNKCDELERTLVAEQYQRAFGVELKESAANIVLSA; this comes from the coding sequence ATGAGCAAAATTGAACTTGATATTACCAACCTGCCGGATACGACAGTTTCTGTCCGTGAGGTCTTCGGTATCGATACGGATCTGCGCGTGCCTGCCTACAGCCAGGGCGATGCCTATGTGCCTGATCTGGATCCTGATTATCTTTTCGACCGCGATACCACCCTCGCGATTCTTGCAGGTTTTGCTCATAACCGACGCGTCATGGTGTCGGGCTTTCACGGTACGGGTAAATCCACGCACATCGAGCAGGTCGCAGCGCGCCTCAACTGGCCGTGCGTGCGCGTGAACCTCGACAGCCATGTCAGCCGTATCGATCTCGTCGGCAAGGACGCAATCGTCCTGAAGGACGGCAAGCAGGTTACCGAATTCAAGGACGGCATTCTGCCCTGGGCCTATCAGCACAATGTTGCGCTGGTGTTCGATGAATACGATGCCGGTCGCCCGGACGTCATGTTCGTTATTCAGCGCGTGCTGGAATCCTCGGGCCGCCTGACCCTGCTCGACCAGAGCCGCGTTATCCGCCCTCACCCGGCCTTCCGTATTTTCGCAACGGCGAACACCGTTGGCCTTGGCGATACGACCGGTCTCTACCACGGCACGCAGCAGATCAACCAGGCGCAGATGGACCGCTGGTCCATCGTGACCACGCTGAACTATCTGCCGCATGAGCAGGAAGTGAACATCATCGTTGCCAAGGTGAAGAGCCTGGACACCGAGAAGGGTCGCGAAACCGCTTCCAAGATGGTGCGCGTTGCAGACCTTACCCGTTCGGCTTTCATCAATGGCGATCTCTCGACCGTCATGAGCCCGCGTACCGTCATCACCTGGGCGGAAAATGCGGAAATCTTCGGCGATCTCGCCTTTGCATTCCGCGTCACCTTCCTCAACAAGTGCGATGAGCTGGAGCGGACGCTGGTTGCCGAGCAGTACCAGCGCGCCTTTGGCGTCGAGCTGAAGGAAAGCGCTGCGAACATCGTTCTCAGCGCCTGA
- the gluQRS gene encoding tRNA glutamyl-Q(34) synthetase GluQRS — protein sequence MASPIRQNPVFRFAPSPNGPLHLGHALSALLNHDMAKEQGGQFLLRIEDIDIARCTPAFEQGIYDDLHWLGLNWEKPVRRQSQHFAEYRSALEKLIEMGLVYPSFMSRGEIKAFVGQYEADEKIWPRDPDGAPLYPPLDKARSKQDVDALLASGARHAWRLDMDKALSVISTPLYWREKREDDDALVEAQPALWGDVVLSRSDAPSSYHLSVVLDDALQGITHVVRGLDLFHATSVHRLLQHLLGLPMPVYHHHRLVVGPDGKKLSKSEGSTGLSALRAEGRTPSDIRRLVGL from the coding sequence ATGGCATCACCCATTCGTCAAAATCCGGTCTTTCGTTTTGCGCCCAGCCCCAACGGACCGCTGCATCTCGGCCACGCGCTTTCGGCGCTTTTGAACCATGATATGGCGAAGGAGCAAGGTGGCCAGTTTCTTCTGCGCATCGAGGACATAGATATTGCCCGATGTACACCCGCTTTCGAGCAGGGGATTTACGACGATCTCCACTGGCTGGGCTTGAACTGGGAGAAGCCCGTTCGTCGGCAATCGCAACATTTTGCGGAGTATCGCTCGGCACTCGAAAAGCTTATCGAGATGGGACTGGTCTACCCGTCCTTCATGAGCCGGGGCGAGATCAAGGCATTTGTGGGTCAGTACGAGGCTGATGAAAAAATCTGGCCGCGTGATCCGGATGGCGCGCCGCTTTATCCTCCGCTCGATAAGGCGCGGTCGAAGCAGGACGTCGATGCGTTGCTGGCTTCCGGTGCCAGGCACGCGTGGCGGTTGGATATGGACAAGGCGCTCTCCGTCATTTCCACGCCCCTTTACTGGAGGGAAAAACGGGAGGACGACGACGCGCTGGTTGAAGCTCAGCCCGCTCTTTGGGGGGATGTGGTTCTCTCACGTTCAGATGCACCATCCAGCTATCACCTGTCCGTGGTTCTGGATGACGCGCTTCAGGGCATAACGCATGTGGTGCGCGGGCTCGATCTTTTTCACGCAACGTCGGTTCACAGGCTGCTTCAGCATCTTCTTGGGCTGCCCATGCCGGTTTATCATCACCACCGGCTCGTGGTGGGGCCGGATGGAAAAAAGCTTTCCAAAAGCGAAGGAAGCACCGGTCTTTCAGCGCTTAGAGCAGAAGGTCGCACGCCGTCAGATATCCGCCGCCTCGTCGGCCTCTAG
- a CDS encoding shikimate kinase, with protein MSETNISHPLSLGEKARAALGKRNIVFVGLMGAGKSAIGRPVAQQLKLPFIDTDDEIERVSRMKIAELFASYGEEEFRALETRVVERLLRGGPKVVSTGGGAFINEATRGFIKRGGVSLWLKADLDVLWERVNKRDHRPLLKTENPKGTLAALMEKRYPIYSEADITIESRDVRKDVIISEVLEAISRLKEKA; from the coding sequence ATGAGCGAAACCAACATATCTCATCCCTTAAGCCTGGGAGAAAAAGCGCGTGCAGCACTCGGCAAGCGCAACATCGTTTTTGTTGGGCTGATGGGGGCAGGTAAATCCGCTATCGGCAGACCTGTCGCGCAGCAGCTCAAGCTCCCCTTCATCGATACGGACGATGAAATCGAGCGCGTTTCACGAATGAAGATCGCGGAACTCTTCGCCTCTTATGGCGAGGAGGAGTTCCGGGCTTTGGAAACTCGCGTCGTAGAGCGTTTGCTGCGCGGTGGCCCCAAGGTCGTCTCCACCGGCGGCGGTGCTTTCATCAACGAGGCGACGCGCGGTTTCATTAAGCGCGGCGGCGTTTCGCTGTGGCTGAAGGCTGATCTCGACGTATTGTGGGAACGCGTCAACAAGCGTGATCATCGCCCGCTCCTGAAGACCGAGAACCCCAAGGGCACGCTCGCGGCGCTGATGGAAAAGCGTTACCCGATCTACAGCGAAGCAGACATCACCATCGAATCCCGCGACGTCCGCAAGGACGTTATCATTTCTGAAGTTCTGGAAGCCATATCCCGCCTAAAAGAGAAAGCCTGA
- a CDS encoding HNH endonuclease codes for MTIAVSPQALPALVLNADYRPLSYYPLSLWSWQDAIKAVFLDRVNIIAEYDHAVCSPSFSMRLPSVVSLKTYVQPTRNPAFTRFNVFLRDKFECQYCGSREDLTFDHVIPRAHGGETTWHNVVAACSPCNLKKGSKLPKQAGMFPHQHPYQPTVQDLHNNGRSFPPNYLHESWMDYLYWDTELQP; via the coding sequence TTGACGATTGCAGTTTCACCACAGGCCCTGCCCGCGCTCGTTCTGAACGCAGACTACAGGCCGCTGAGTTATTACCCCTTGTCGTTGTGGTCCTGGCAGGACGCGATCAAGGCAGTTTTTCTTGACCGTGTGAACATCATCGCTGAATATGATCACGCGGTGTGTTCTCCCAGTTTTTCCATGCGGCTGCCAAGTGTCGTCAGCCTCAAGACCTATGTTCAGCCCACGCGAAACCCCGCCTTTACGCGCTTCAACGTGTTCCTTCGGGACAAGTTCGAATGCCAGTATTGCGGCTCGCGGGAGGATTTGACGTTCGATCACGTCATCCCCCGTGCACATGGCGGAGAAACGACCTGGCACAATGTTGTGGCAGCCTGCTCGCCCTGCAATCTGAAAAAGGGCAGCAAGCTTCCCAAGCAGGCGGGAATGTTCCCGCACCAGCATCCCTATCAGCCGACAGTGCAGGATCTTCACAATAATGGGCGGTCCTTCCCGCCCAATTACCTGCACGAAAGCTGGATGGATTATCTCTACTGGGATACCGAACTGCAGCCCTGA
- a CDS encoding J domain-containing protein produces the protein MKLDSKYFDRIRTRRKREQPPEAQAPVCQWDGCDKPGVHRAPVGRNAEGKFFMFCFEHVKDYNKGYNYFSGLSDSEIARYQKEAITGHRPTWTVGVNKTARDAPLHSTLRSGSAGAANARIRDPFGFTNGFGEGKAGGQRVQPDRKLKTLEAKAFDTLGLAANAKQEDIKRRYKELVKKHHPDANGGDRGSEERFRAVIQAYQLLKQSGFC, from the coding sequence ATGAAACTGGATTCCAAATACTTCGACCGCATCCGCACGCGTCGCAAACGAGAGCAACCGCCGGAGGCTCAGGCCCCCGTTTGCCAGTGGGATGGATGTGACAAGCCCGGTGTTCACCGCGCACCCGTCGGCCGTAACGCCGAGGGCAAATTTTTCATGTTCTGTTTCGAGCACGTGAAAGATTACAATAAGGGCTACAATTACTTTTCCGGCCTCTCCGATAGCGAAATTGCGCGCTACCAGAAGGAAGCCATTACCGGCCACCGCCCCACATGGACGGTTGGTGTCAACAAGACTGCACGCGATGCGCCACTGCATTCCACCCTTCGTTCCGGGTCGGCAGGTGCTGCGAATGCGCGCATTCGGGATCCTTTCGGCTTCACCAATGGTTTTGGTGAGGGCAAGGCCGGAGGCCAGCGGGTGCAGCCGGATCGCAAGCTTAAGACATTGGAGGCCAAGGCCTTCGACACGCTTGGCCTTGCAGCCAATGCAAAGCAGGAAGACATAAAACGACGCTATAAGGAGCTTGTCAAAAAGCATCATCCTGATGCTAATGGTGGCGATCGCGGTTCGGAAGAACGTTTTCGGGCTGTTATTCAAGCCTACCAATTGTTAAAGCAATCGGGTTTCTGCTAA